A portion of the Acidobacteriota bacterium genome contains these proteins:
- the mtnA gene encoding S-methyl-5-thioribose-1-phosphate isomerase has product MLPTVAWQDNSIVMVDQRKLPGREVYVRCKNAKDVARAITTMVIRGAPAIGVAAAMGIALGMRLSKSTGTRQFAVEFNQTCDLMAATRPTAVNLFWAIERMKRVFGEAVLAGGSVGELKDRLEREAHAIHDEDVASCRAMGAHGATLVPMGARILTHCNAGALATAGYGTALGVIRAAAEQGKVAAVFADETRPFLQGARLTAWELVRDGIATTVITESMAGPLMRQGGLDFIVVGADRIAANGDVANKIGTYTVAMMAKAHGVPFYVAAPLSTIDLATPDGSGIPIEQRDAREITHLGPVQLTPEGASVWNPAFDVTPNELVAGIITERGVARAPYATSLPALFTTT; this is encoded by the coding sequence ATGCTTCCGACCGTAGCGTGGCAGGACAACTCCATCGTGATGGTCGATCAGCGAAAGCTGCCCGGCCGCGAAGTTTACGTGCGCTGCAAGAATGCGAAGGATGTGGCGCGTGCGATCACGACCATGGTCATTCGTGGGGCGCCGGCCATTGGCGTGGCCGCCGCCATGGGCATCGCGCTGGGGATGCGGCTGAGCAAGTCCACCGGCACGCGCCAGTTCGCCGTTGAATTTAATCAGACGTGCGACCTGATGGCGGCCACACGGCCGACAGCGGTGAACTTGTTCTGGGCCATCGAGCGGATGAAGCGGGTGTTCGGCGAGGCTGTGCTGGCCGGCGGGTCGGTGGGCGAGTTGAAGGACCGACTCGAGCGCGAAGCCCACGCCATCCACGATGAAGACGTGGCGTCGTGCCGCGCGATGGGGGCACACGGCGCGACACTGGTGCCGATGGGCGCGCGCATCCTCACGCACTGCAACGCCGGCGCACTGGCGACCGCCGGCTACGGCACCGCGCTGGGCGTGATTCGCGCCGCGGCCGAGCAGGGGAAGGTGGCCGCAGTGTTTGCCGACGAGACGCGGCCGTTCCTGCAAGGCGCAAGGCTGACGGCCTGGGAGTTGGTACGCGATGGAATAGCCACCACCGTGATCACCGAGAGCATGGCGGGCCCGCTCATGCGCCAGGGTGGCCTCGACTTCATCGTCGTCGGCGCCGATCGGATTGCCGCGAATGGAGATGTGGCCAACAAGATCGGGACCTACACCGTGGCCATGATGGCAAAGGCGCACGGTGTGCCGTTTTACGTCGCGGCACCGCTGTCCACGATTGACCTGGCGACGCCAGACGGCAGCGGGATTCCGATTGAGCAACGCGACGCGCGCGAGATCACTCACCTTGGACCGGTTCAACTGACGCCGGAGGGCGCGTCGGTATGGAACCCCGCGTTCGACGTCACCCCCAACGAGCTGGTGGCCGGGATCATCACCGAGCGCGGCGTCGCCCGCGCACCCTACGCCACCAGCCTTCCCGCATTGTTTACGACGACATGA
- the tsaD gene encoding tRNA (adenosine(37)-N6)-threonylcarbamoyltransferase complex transferase subunit TsaD, with product MKILGIETSCDETAAAVVETTGDAARPWRVRSNVIASQTDVHREWGGVVPELASRQHVRDICGVVERALADAQCGWPDVDAFAVTQGPGLVGSLLVGVSFAKAAAVSLGKPVVPVHHLSGHIESIWLEHGEIPLPAVVLVVSGGHTSLYEVRESGVYRLIGRTRDDAAGEAYDKVARLLGLGYPGGPVVDRLARTGNDQAVPLPRPRFTGPSRSKPHLEGMTEFSFSGLKSATVRLLQERLKSGPLSDAEIADVCASFQRVVVETLIDRTFAAAMAMGAKSVGISGGVSANSRLRADATARGVAEGIPVYVPALSLSTDNAAMIAASGLRRISRGAVSSLDFNADPGLAMSP from the coding sequence ATGAAAATTCTCGGCATCGAGACGTCGTGTGATGAGACGGCGGCGGCCGTGGTGGAGACCACGGGCGATGCGGCACGGCCGTGGCGTGTGCGGTCCAACGTCATCGCGTCGCAGACCGATGTGCATCGCGAGTGGGGCGGTGTGGTGCCCGAGTTGGCGTCGCGACAACACGTGCGCGATATCTGCGGTGTGGTGGAACGCGCGCTCGCCGACGCCCAGTGCGGATGGCCGGACGTTGATGCGTTCGCTGTCACCCAGGGGCCCGGTCTGGTGGGGTCGTTGCTGGTGGGTGTGTCGTTTGCGAAAGCCGCGGCCGTGTCCCTCGGCAAGCCCGTGGTGCCGGTGCATCACCTGTCGGGGCATATCGAGTCCATCTGGCTCGAACATGGGGAGATTCCGTTGCCGGCCGTGGTGCTCGTGGTGTCGGGCGGTCACACATCGCTGTACGAGGTGCGGGAGAGCGGCGTCTATCGCCTGATTGGGCGCACGCGTGATGACGCAGCGGGTGAGGCGTACGACAAGGTGGCGCGGCTTCTGGGACTTGGGTATCCGGGCGGGCCCGTGGTGGACCGTCTGGCGCGTACGGGCAACGATCAGGCCGTTCCACTGCCGCGCCCGCGGTTCACAGGGCCCTCGCGGTCGAAGCCCCACCTCGAGGGGATGACCGAGTTCAGCTTCTCCGGGCTCAAGAGCGCGACCGTTCGCTTGCTGCAGGAACGGCTGAAGTCCGGGCCGCTGTCGGATGCGGAGATCGCGGACGTGTGCGCAAGCTTTCAGCGCGTGGTGGTTGAGACGCTGATCGATCGCACGTTCGCGGCCGCCATGGCCATGGGCGCGAAGAGCGTGGGCATTTCGGGCGGCGTGTCGGCGAACAGCCGCCTGCGCGCCGACGCCACCGCGCGCGGCGTGGCCGAAGGCATTCCCGTCTACGTGCCCGCGCTCTCACTTTCCACGGACAACGCGGCGATGATCGCCGCCTCGGGGCTCAGGCGCATTTCGCGCGGCGCGGTCTCGTCGCTGGACTTCAACGCCGACCCGGGCCTGGCAATGAGCCCATGA
- a CDS encoding thymidine phosphorylase, with translation MRALDIIRTKRDGHPLSREAIDAFVSGVTDGTWPDYQVTALLMAIFLKGMSLDEATSLTQAMVDSGTRLDLSDLLRPENGLMAVDKHSTGGVGDKTSLILAPLAAACGCLVPMMSGRGLGHTGGTLDKLDAIPGFRTDLSVAKLRKALAANGCVLIRQTAEVAPADRRMYALRDATGTVESIPLIAASILSKKVTEGIGGLVLDVKVGSGGFMENLDDARELSRWLVGIAERSGLRTQALLTRMDTPLGRRVGNASEVQEAIQTLKGDGPKDLEDLSVTLAARMVVLAGLADEDGAEPLVRDALGSGRGLEKFRQVIAAQGGDPRVIDDPSLLPVADRESLVVSPRTGVITRIDAGRVGRAAVVLGAGRDHVEAVVDPGVGIDLLAAEGDTVSRGEPLLRVCYRDSGRLEAALEHLRLAIEVGDTAPAPRPLVIETIDIRTAKV, from the coding sequence ATGCGCGCGCTCGACATCATTCGCACCAAACGCGACGGCCACCCTCTGAGTCGAGAGGCCATCGACGCCTTTGTCAGCGGCGTCACCGACGGCACCTGGCCCGACTATCAAGTCACCGCATTGCTCATGGCCATCTTCCTGAAGGGGATGAGCCTTGACGAGGCGACATCGCTCACTCAGGCCATGGTGGATTCGGGCACCCGCCTGGACCTGTCTGATTTACTCAGGCCTGAGAACGGGTTGATGGCGGTGGACAAACACTCCACGGGCGGCGTGGGCGACAAGACCTCGCTCATCCTTGCGCCACTGGCGGCCGCCTGCGGCTGTCTTGTGCCGATGATGTCTGGCCGGGGACTGGGGCACACCGGCGGCACACTCGACAAACTTGACGCCATTCCTGGTTTCCGCACGGATTTGTCTGTGGCAAAGCTGCGTAAGGCCCTGGCGGCCAACGGGTGTGTGCTTATCCGCCAGACGGCCGAAGTCGCGCCAGCCGATCGACGGATGTATGCGTTGCGCGATGCGACCGGTACGGTGGAAAGCATCCCGCTCATCGCCGCGTCCATTCTGAGCAAGAAGGTGACTGAGGGGATTGGCGGGCTGGTACTCGATGTCAAAGTCGGGTCCGGCGGATTCATGGAAAATCTGGACGACGCGCGTGAACTGTCGCGCTGGCTCGTCGGTATCGCCGAGCGCAGCGGCTTGCGGACGCAGGCGTTACTGACCCGGATGGATACGCCGCTGGGCCGGCGCGTCGGCAATGCCAGCGAAGTGCAGGAAGCCATCCAGACCCTGAAAGGTGACGGTCCGAAGGACCTTGAAGATCTGTCGGTGACGCTGGCCGCCCGCATGGTGGTGCTCGCCGGATTGGCAGACGAGGACGGGGCTGAACCTCTTGTTCGCGACGCGTTGGGCAGTGGCCGCGGCCTTGAGAAATTCCGTCAGGTCATTGCGGCTCAGGGTGGCGACCCCCGTGTGATCGATGACCCGTCGCTCCTGCCCGTGGCGGATCGCGAGTCGTTGGTGGTGTCGCCCAGGACGGGTGTCATCACCCGGATCGATGCGGGTCGTGTGGGACGCGCGGCAGTCGTGCTGGGCGCGGGACGCGATCACGTGGAGGCAGTGGTCGATCCGGGTGTCGGCATTGACCTGCTGGCGGCCGAGGGCGACACCGTCAGCCGCGGAGAACCGCTCCTGCGCGTGTGTTACCGCGACAGTGGGCGCCTGGAAGCGGCCCTTGAGCACTTGCGTCTGGCCATCGAGGTCGGAGACACTGCGCCAGCACCTCGCCCGCTCGTGATTGAGACTATCGACATCAGGACCGCGAAAGTCTGA
- a CDS encoding alkaline phosphatase family protein yields the protein MTILRPLTAFVLAIGGVGAMTDAQTPQAPPAPPRLVVMLVVDQMRADYISLYGHQWTKGLRRLLDTGAVFPLAAYPYAYTVTCPGHATISTGTFPNTHGMIGNEWYDRELGKSVVCTDDASQTSVPFGGRSVVEHHSVARLNALTFTDELRIHAVRQPTVVAVSLKARSAITMAGTPSSTTYAVWEAGNGTWTTSTAYTSTPWPVVDAFATKHPISEDYGHAWTRALPPASYLFSDSGVAEIAPAEFPHKLESKTGKPDSDYGVLWRRSPLADRYVGRLSQHLARELKLGQSAGTDVLAVSFSALDIVGHEYGPHSHEVQDVLVRLDETLGELLDTLDTLVGRDRYVLGMSSDHGVAQIPEQDQNVVPGSGRHSSTALRNAISAAIETHVGPGGPWTAGSTVTSRLGPNVYLAPGVLARVLSTAGAREAINTSLVAIEGVARIYWADELGSLVATDDPILRAARLSYMPGRSGDMMLIFDPQWMAQSTGTTHGTPYLFDQRVPLIFAGAGIKPGRYLASATPADLAPTLAHLVGLTMGQATGRVLVEALR from the coding sequence ATGACGATACTCCGCCCCCTGACTGCTTTTGTGTTGGCCATCGGCGGCGTCGGCGCGATGACCGACGCGCAGACGCCGCAGGCACCACCCGCTCCGCCGCGACTCGTCGTGATGCTCGTTGTGGATCAGATGCGCGCCGACTACATTTCGCTCTACGGCCACCAATGGACCAAGGGCCTTCGGCGACTGCTGGATACAGGCGCGGTGTTCCCACTCGCCGCGTATCCCTATGCCTACACGGTGACCTGCCCGGGACACGCCACCATTTCCACCGGCACGTTTCCCAACACGCACGGGATGATCGGCAACGAATGGTACGACCGCGAATTGGGCAAGTCGGTGGTCTGCACGGACGATGCCTCGCAGACGTCCGTGCCCTTCGGCGGACGGTCTGTCGTTGAACATCACAGCGTCGCGCGGCTCAACGCGCTCACATTTACTGATGAACTTCGGATCCACGCTGTGCGCCAACCGACGGTGGTTGCGGTCTCTCTGAAGGCCCGATCGGCAATCACGATGGCCGGCACGCCATCGTCGACGACGTACGCGGTCTGGGAAGCAGGCAACGGGACGTGGACCACATCGACCGCGTACACTTCAACGCCCTGGCCGGTGGTCGACGCGTTTGCGACGAAGCATCCGATCTCGGAGGACTACGGCCACGCGTGGACGCGAGCGCTGCCTCCGGCGTCGTACCTGTTCAGCGATAGCGGCGTCGCCGAAATCGCCCCGGCCGAGTTCCCGCACAAGCTCGAGAGCAAGACCGGCAAGCCCGACTCTGATTACGGCGTCTTGTGGCGCCGGTCGCCTCTGGCCGACCGCTATGTGGGGCGCTTGAGCCAGCACCTGGCTCGCGAACTCAAGCTCGGTCAATCGGCGGGCACCGATGTGCTGGCCGTCAGTTTCTCGGCGCTCGACATTGTCGGGCACGAGTATGGGCCGCACAGTCACGAAGTGCAGGACGTGCTGGTGCGCCTTGACGAAACGCTGGGGGAACTGCTCGACACGCTCGATACGCTCGTGGGGCGTGACCGGTACGTGCTCGGCATGAGTTCCGATCACGGCGTGGCGCAGATCCCTGAGCAGGATCAGAACGTGGTGCCTGGCAGCGGTCGCCACTCCTCCACTGCCCTGCGCAATGCGATCAGTGCGGCCATCGAAACCCATGTCGGACCAGGCGGACCATGGACGGCAGGATCAACAGTGACGAGCCGGCTGGGGCCGAATGTGTACCTGGCGCCCGGAGTGCTCGCGCGTGTGCTCTCGACTGCCGGCGCGCGCGAAGCCATCAACACGTCCCTCGTCGCCATCGAGGGCGTCGCGCGGATCTACTGGGCCGACGAACTGGGCTCCTTGGTGGCGACCGATGATCCCATCCTGCGCGCGGCCAGGCTGAGCTATATGCCGGGACGCAGCGGCGACATGATGCTGATCTTCGATCCGCAGTGGATGGCGCAGTCCACCGGCACCACTCACGGCACGCCGTACCTGTTCGACCAGCGAGTCCCGCTCATCTTCGCGGGCGCCGGCATCAAACCAGGGCGCTACCTCGCCTCCGCGACGCCTGCGGACCTCGCGCCGACGCTCGCCCACTTGGTCGGCCTGACTATGGGACAGGCCACTGGGCGTGTGCTCGTCGAAGCGCTACGCTAG
- a CDS encoding cytidine deaminase: MAASDALVAAAREAREHAIAPYSGFRVGAAIETADGSVVGGCNIENSTYGLTMCAERVALLKALSDGHRAFVRIVVVADTAAPTPPCGPCRQLLWEYCGDIPVVMANLSTVTATVPLAELFPLPFDRRLL; the protein is encoded by the coding sequence TTGGCCGCCTCTGACGCTCTGGTGGCGGCCGCGCGTGAGGCGCGCGAACACGCCATCGCTCCGTACTCCGGGTTTCGTGTTGGCGCTGCCATCGAAACCGCCGACGGAAGCGTAGTCGGCGGTTGCAACATCGAAAACTCGACCTACGGTTTGACGATGTGCGCGGAGCGGGTGGCGTTGCTCAAGGCGCTGTCCGATGGGCATCGAGCGTTTGTGCGGATCGTTGTGGTGGCCGATACCGCGGCGCCCACGCCGCCGTGCGGCCCATGCCGGCAATTGCTCTGGGAGTACTGCGGCGACATTCCCGTGGTGATGGCGAACCTCAGCACCGTCACGGCCACCGTGCCGCTCGCCGAATTGTTTCCGCTGCCATTCGACCGCCGGCTTCTGTAA
- a CDS encoding purine-nucleoside phosphorylase yields the protein MSDFDLIEQAAGFLRQALVPVPEIAVVLGSGLGDFADTLDNPTAVAYRQIPNWPVSRVVGHAGRLVAGGVGGRRVLALAGRSHFYEGHPMGVVTFATRVLGRLGVKTLIVTNAAGGINQRFSSGALMLIDDHVNFMGSNPLIGPNDDRFGVRFPDMSEIYSARLRSLATEVARDQGLPLEHGVYVGVHGPSYETPAEIRAFRVLGADAVGMSTVPESIVARHMGMEVLGISCITNMAAGVLPQALVHDEVMETAQRVKGGFIALLKGIIGRL from the coding sequence ATGTCAGACTTTGATTTGATCGAGCAGGCTGCCGGGTTTTTGCGCCAGGCGCTGGTTCCGGTGCCCGAGATCGCCGTGGTCCTCGGCTCCGGTCTAGGAGATTTCGCTGACACTCTGGACAATCCCACGGCTGTCGCATACCGCCAGATTCCAAACTGGCCGGTTTCGCGAGTGGTGGGGCATGCCGGCCGGCTCGTGGCGGGCGGTGTGGGCGGGCGGCGCGTACTGGCCCTCGCCGGGCGCTCGCATTTCTATGAGGGCCATCCCATGGGCGTGGTCACATTCGCCACGCGCGTGCTGGGCCGGCTCGGTGTGAAGACGCTCATCGTGACCAACGCCGCCGGAGGTATCAATCAGCGGTTTTCATCCGGCGCCCTGATGCTGATAGACGACCATGTGAACTTCATGGGGTCCAATCCGCTCATTGGCCCCAACGACGATCGGTTCGGCGTGCGGTTTCCCGACATGTCCGAGATCTACTCCGCCAGACTTCGGAGTTTGGCCACCGAAGTGGCCCGTGACCAGGGACTACCCCTTGAGCACGGCGTGTACGTCGGCGTCCACGGTCCGAGCTACGAAACCCCGGCCGAGATTCGAGCCTTCCGAGTGCTCGGGGCCGATGCCGTGGGTATGTCCACGGTACCAGAGTCGATCGTCGCTCGCCACATGGGGATGGAAGTCCTTGGCATCTCCTGCATCACGAACATGGCGGCCGGCGTACTGCCCCAGGCGCTGGTGCACGACGAAGTGATGGAAACCGCGCAACGCGTGAAGGGCGGTTTCATCGCCCTGTTGAAGGGCATCATTGGCCGCCTCTGA